From the genome of Edaphobacter dinghuensis, one region includes:
- a CDS encoding multicopper oxidase family protein → MTITRRRFLEQAGVFATGLLLTETGSAMAHMEAAMSDTVLGPGELTPFVDALPLPPVAKSTGTRANPERKDEQIPYYRIAMREMHVKVHRDLPATRVWGFNDSSPGPVFETRSGEPLLVEWANELPLKHFLPIDYTLHGAGKDVPEVRSVVHLHGGRTPPESDGYPEDWFVPGKSAVNFYPNRQDATALFYHDHAMGINRLNVYAGLQGMFLIRDAVEDALNLPSGKYEVPLVIYDRFLRKDGQLEYPVSPIPGKPWVPEVFGNVVLVNGKAMPYLEVEPRKYRLRILNGSNARFYRLAFEDEHEFHVIGSDQGLLESPVALQRLQLAPAERADVIVDFSKYAGKRMQLASDSLPVMQFRVTTQGAPDTSVLPAKLRAVERIKEKAAVKTRLLTLDEHLNLADQSMDMMLNNTPWHAPITEKPVIDTTEIWEFVNLTEDTHPIHIHLVRFQILDRQRIDTNAFFDSRSLEFIGDVEPASGIETGWKDTVRADAGTLTRIIVPFKGYTGRYVWHCHLLEHEDNEMMRPYEILATEPQKQAND, encoded by the coding sequence GTGACGATTACCCGGAGGAGATTTCTGGAGCAGGCCGGAGTCTTTGCAACCGGCCTGCTGCTGACTGAGACCGGCTCTGCGATGGCTCACATGGAAGCCGCGATGAGCGACACCGTGCTGGGGCCGGGAGAGCTGACTCCGTTTGTAGACGCCCTTCCGTTGCCTCCGGTTGCGAAGAGCACGGGAACGCGGGCAAATCCGGAACGCAAGGACGAACAGATTCCTTATTACAGGATCGCCATGCGCGAGATGCATGTGAAGGTGCATCGCGATCTGCCTGCAACGCGAGTGTGGGGATTCAACGACAGCTCGCCGGGGCCTGTATTCGAGACGCGCAGCGGAGAGCCGCTCCTTGTGGAATGGGCGAATGAGCTTCCGCTGAAGCACTTTTTACCAATTGACTACACGCTGCACGGCGCAGGCAAAGATGTTCCCGAGGTACGCAGCGTCGTTCATCTGCATGGAGGAAGAACACCACCCGAGAGCGACGGATATCCCGAAGACTGGTTTGTGCCGGGAAAATCTGCGGTCAATTTCTATCCCAACCGGCAGGATGCGACGGCGTTGTTCTATCACGACCATGCGATGGGAATTAATCGCCTGAATGTCTACGCAGGTTTGCAGGGGATGTTCCTGATTCGCGATGCAGTGGAGGACGCGTTGAATCTGCCCAGCGGTAAGTATGAGGTGCCTCTGGTGATCTACGACCGCTTTCTGCGCAAAGATGGACAACTCGAGTATCCGGTCTCGCCGATACCGGGCAAACCGTGGGTGCCAGAGGTATTCGGCAACGTCGTTCTGGTCAACGGCAAGGCGATGCCGTATCTCGAAGTAGAACCGCGCAAGTACCGGCTGCGAATTCTGAATGGATCGAATGCACGGTTTTATCGGCTGGCATTTGAGGATGAGCACGAGTTTCACGTGATCGGCTCCGATCAGGGACTGCTCGAAAGCCCTGTAGCGTTGCAACGGTTGCAGCTTGCTCCGGCAGAACGCGCCGATGTGATTGTGGACTTCAGCAAATATGCGGGCAAGCGAATGCAGCTTGCGAGCGACTCGCTTCCGGTCATGCAGTTCCGCGTGACTACTCAAGGCGCTCCCGATACAAGCGTATTGCCTGCAAAGCTGCGTGCGGTCGAACGAATCAAAGAGAAGGCCGCAGTCAAGACGCGCCTGCTGACACTCGATGAGCATCTGAATCTCGCCGATCAGTCCATGGACATGATGCTGAACAATACTCCGTGGCATGCACCGATTACGGAGAAGCCGGTGATCGATACAACGGAGATCTGGGAGTTTGTGAATCTCACCGAGGACACGCATCCCATTCACATCCATCTGGTGCGATTCCAAATTCTCGATCGGCAGAGGATCGATACCAATGCGTTCTTCGATAGCAGGTCGCTGGAGTTTATCGGAGATGTGGAACCCGCATCCGGGATTGAAACCGGATGGAAGGACACCGTACGCGCCGATGCCGGCACACTGACACGGATCATTGTGCCCTTCAAGGGATACACGGGCCGCTACGTGTGGCACTGTCATCTGTTGGAGCACGAGGACAACGAGATGATGCGACCGTATGAAATTTTGGCCACAGAACCGCAAAAGCAGGCAAATGATTGA
- a CDS encoding ComEA family DNA-binding protein, whose amino-acid sequence MFKLFRSPFTIALALLLSAPVMASAAPFAAPPKAAASASAATGDKLDINTATPDQLKAFNGIGDAYAKRIIDGRPYTAKNQLVTRGILPSATYNKIKDQIIASKPKK is encoded by the coding sequence ATGTTCAAACTCTTCCGCTCTCCCTTCACCATCGCATTGGCGCTCCTGTTATCTGCGCCGGTCATGGCCTCGGCAGCACCCTTCGCCGCGCCGCCAAAGGCCGCAGCATCGGCCAGCGCTGCAACCGGCGACAAGCTCGACATCAACACCGCCACTCCCGATCAGCTCAAAGCCTTCAACGGAATCGGTGATGCTTATGCGAAGCGCATCATCGATGGGCGTCCTTACACCGCTAAAAATCAGCTCGTCACTCGCGGCATCCTCCCTTCGGCTACCTATAACAAGATCAAGGACCAGATCATCGCCAGCAAGCCCAAGAAGTAG
- a CDS encoding phospholipase C, with amino-acid sequence MRILTVCSFGAALLALGWMGHGFAQARRTDIQTTATPIKHVVVIFGENISFDHYFGTYPHALNPAGEPEFHAKPETPSVNGLTKTLLEHNPNFINTKVNGKDATAPFRLSRAQAATADENHDYTAEQRAFHSGLLDSFPRYTGILGSPKSRVRLGSEKVEGAKEYAFQTKGLVMGYFDGNTVTAMWNYAQRYALNDNSYGTTFGPSTLGAIELISGQTNGVTDKINAGNTVIEGGDGTFTEIGDGDPIGDICSSPSGSLLHFSGNNIGTMLSKKDVTWGWFEGGFDLTKKNPNGTTGCRRSTYSNVVKVTDLDYSPHHEPFQYYKETANLKHVRPTSVQMIGHNGDAANHQYDTDDFFDAVKAGNFPAVSFLKAPAYQDGHAGYSDPLDEQAFDVKVINFLQQQSDWKSTVVILAYDDSDGWYDHQMGPIVNQSTTRADALTGPGQCGDGSTALPGPHTAHAQGRCGYGPRLPLLVVSPYAKQNYVDHSLTDQTSVLRFIEDNWLGGERVGGGSFDSIAGPMTGMFDFAHPDARRYLLDDATGVVVKQ; translated from the coding sequence TTGAGGATTTTGACTGTTTGCTCGTTTGGGGCTGCGCTACTGGCCCTGGGATGGATGGGTCATGGCTTTGCACAGGCTCGCCGCACCGATATACAGACTACGGCGACGCCTATCAAACATGTAGTCGTCATCTTTGGCGAGAACATCTCGTTCGACCACTACTTCGGGACTTATCCTCATGCATTGAATCCTGCCGGCGAACCGGAGTTTCATGCGAAGCCGGAAACTCCCTCGGTGAACGGACTGACGAAGACGCTACTCGAACACAATCCAAACTTCATCAACACCAAGGTGAACGGCAAGGACGCGACCGCGCCGTTCCGGCTGTCGCGCGCGCAGGCAGCCACCGCCGATGAGAACCATGACTACACCGCCGAGCAGCGCGCCTTCCACTCCGGGCTTCTCGATTCCTTTCCGCGCTACACAGGTATCCTCGGATCGCCGAAGTCGAGAGTGCGACTCGGCAGCGAAAAAGTAGAAGGCGCCAAGGAGTATGCGTTCCAGACCAAGGGCCTTGTGATGGGCTATTTCGATGGCAACACTGTAACGGCGATGTGGAACTACGCACAACGCTACGCGCTGAACGACAACTCGTACGGCACGACGTTTGGGCCTTCGACGCTGGGCGCAATTGAATTGATCTCGGGACAGACCAACGGTGTGACCGACAAGATTAACGCCGGCAATACGGTGATCGAGGGCGGTGACGGCACGTTCACCGAGATCGGTGATGGCGATCCCATTGGCGATATCTGCTCGTCACCGTCAGGCTCCTTGCTGCACTTCAGCGGCAACAACATCGGCACCATGCTCTCGAAGAAAGATGTAACGTGGGGATGGTTCGAAGGCGGCTTCGACCTCACGAAGAAGAATCCCAACGGAACGACGGGTTGCCGCCGCAGCACTTATTCCAACGTAGTAAAGGTGACGGACCTCGATTACAGCCCGCATCACGAGCCCTTTCAGTACTACAAAGAGACGGCGAACCTCAAGCATGTAAGACCGACCTCAGTGCAGATGATCGGACACAACGGCGATGCGGCGAACCATCAATACGACACGGACGACTTCTTCGATGCGGTAAAGGCTGGGAATTTTCCAGCGGTAAGTTTTCTGAAGGCTCCGGCTTATCAGGATGGCCATGCGGGTTACTCCGATCCGTTGGATGAGCAGGCATTCGATGTAAAGGTCATCAACTTTCTTCAGCAGCAATCTGACTGGAAGAGTACGGTAGTAATTCTGGCGTACGACGACTCCGATGGTTGGTATGACCATCAGATGGGCCCGATCGTAAACCAGTCGACGACGCGGGCCGATGCGCTGACCGGGCCGGGACAGTGCGGCGATGGCTCGACTGCGTTGCCAGGACCACATACAGCACATGCACAGGGACGCTGCGGCTATGGGCCGCGGCTACCGCTGCTCGTCGTCTCGCCCTACGCAAAACAGAATTACGTCGACCACAGTCTGACCGACCAGACCTCTGTGCTTCGCTTTATCGAAGATAACTGGCTGGGTGGCGAGCGCGTTGGCGGCGGCTCGTTCGACTCGATTGCAGGGCCGATGACGGGGATGTTCGACTTTGCGCATCCTGATGCGCGGCGCTATCTCCTCGATGACGCGACGGGAGTTGTGGTGAAGCAGTGA
- the hisI gene encoding phosphoribosyl-AMP cyclohydrolase gives MEAVKIDFAKMDGLVPGIVQDAKTGEMLMLGFLNEVSYAKTLETGFVTFWSRTRSKLWMKGETSGNRLKVISAATDCDNDALLFKVEVEGDGLVCHEGTVSCFTKNIETEKA, from the coding sequence ATGGAAGCAGTAAAGATCGATTTTGCGAAGATGGACGGCCTGGTCCCGGGCATCGTGCAGGATGCGAAGACGGGCGAGATGCTGATGCTCGGCTTCTTGAACGAAGTGAGCTACGCGAAGACGCTGGAGACAGGTTTTGTGACCTTCTGGAGCCGGACGCGCAGCAAGCTTTGGATGAAGGGCGAGACCAGCGGCAACCGGCTGAAGGTCATCTCCGCCGCAACGGATTGCGACAACGATGCTCTGCTCTTCAAGGTAGAGGTCGAGGGCGATGGTCTGGTCTGTCACGAGGGCACGGTGAGCTGCTTCACCAAAAATATTGAAACGGAGAAGGCGTAA